Proteins from one Desulfonema limicola genomic window:
- a CDS encoding helix-turn-helix domain-containing protein, with product MSEAQKLYTAEEADNYYKVKRGFTARKAREGLIKFSRVGRAYRFTQEALDEFREKYGKMLQGKSLIKRSGEDREKKQEVEDKIRERQEISERIDQLKEQIIILQQEIDSSNDKFERASLIDDLRLAVKAVKDEDNKLGEITKELDDLTTKNFSESLEMAKRSSEDIYKSLMGETPSPEPSEDEDDEKIPDTGEVNNEAQSVANPGI from the coding sequence ATGTCAGAAGCACAAAAACTTTACACAGCAGAAGAAGCAGACAACTATTATAAAGTCAAACGTGGATTTACCGCAAGAAAGGCAAGAGAGGGGTTAATCAAATTCAGCAGAGTGGGCAGAGCATACAGATTCACACAAGAAGCATTGGATGAATTCAGGGAGAAATATGGGAAAATGCTACAAGGCAAAAGTCTTATCAAAAGGTCAGGTGAAGACCGGGAAAAAAAGCAGGAGGTTGAAGATAAAATCCGTGAGAGACAAGAAATATCTGAAAGGATAGATCAACTAAAAGAGCAGATCATAATTCTTCAACAGGAAATTGATAGCTCAAATGATAAGTTTGAAAGAGCATCATTGATTGATGATCTCAGGCTTGCAGTTAAAGCCGTGAAGGATGAGGACAACAAGCTTGGAGAAATCACCAAAGAGCTTGATGACCTAACCACAAAGAATTTTTCTGAATCCTTGGAAATGGCAAAGAGGAGTTCAGAAGATATTTACAAAAGCCTTATGGGTGAAACACCAAGTCCCGAACCATCAGAGGATGAAGATGATGAAAAGATACCGGATACAGGTGAAGTAAACAATGAAGCCCAAAGTGTAGCAAATCCAGGAATATAA